In the genome of Paenibacillus antri, one region contains:
- a CDS encoding extracellular solute-binding protein, which produces MKKSLALSFAAILAVTAVGCSNDGAEPTPAAETPAPAESEAPKTETPAEPERAKHTVTALDFRFGDPAPLDGPGLAMINERFNVDYKITQIVNTAYEEKVNVTFASGEIPDFMQLMSGDLTGRYNKFAKQGAFLALDDYIDQYPTLKAVPDFIWDAVRVNGKIYAIPAYAPKFQTTTAIRKDWLDKLGLPVPTSYEELKQVAIAFTKNDPDGNGKDDTYGIAIGNPLNPNYNMGPYWDPQAWYHKDAAGNFVPGLIGEGRKEVVTMFADLYKEKAITSDLAVLNWAETNAEFYSGKAGIFIGTPRGMSQEYMDGLLAIHPDATFVAVDPFPAPDGTQGFTAGKGFGHLTVLSAKLASDPDKIARILEMIDFGRTFYPASEQNGANEPFDWYKGKEGVAYDVVDGKIVMKDNWASDGLSPSTYFVDNVEWPAKDSDIVYADTYQTPQLVDLVAQYEEMYTRINLYANPIIGQESETQNTKGTELDTYVMNEQIKMVMGQRPLSDWDKLVQEYLDQGGAQIIAEYNAGIENKDPKSYYQAP; this is translated from the coding sequence CCCGCGGCCGAGACGCCGGCTCCGGCGGAGAGCGAAGCGCCGAAGACCGAGACGCCCGCGGAGCCGGAGCGCGCGAAGCATACCGTCACGGCGCTCGACTTCCGCTTCGGCGATCCGGCCCCGCTCGACGGCCCCGGCCTCGCCATGATCAACGAACGGTTCAACGTCGATTACAAAATCACGCAGATCGTAAACACCGCTTACGAAGAGAAGGTCAACGTCACGTTCGCTTCCGGCGAAATTCCGGATTTCATGCAGCTCATGAGCGGCGACCTGACGGGCCGGTACAACAAATTCGCCAAGCAAGGCGCGTTCCTGGCGCTTGACGACTACATCGACCAATACCCGACCTTGAAGGCCGTGCCGGACTTCATCTGGGACGCGGTGCGGGTGAACGGGAAAATTTACGCGATTCCGGCGTACGCGCCGAAATTCCAGACGACGACGGCCATCCGCAAGGACTGGCTCGACAAGCTCGGCCTTCCGGTGCCGACGAGCTACGAAGAGCTGAAGCAAGTCGCGATCGCCTTCACGAAGAACGATCCGGACGGCAACGGCAAGGACGACACGTACGGCATCGCGATCGGCAACCCGCTGAACCCGAACTACAACATGGGGCCTTACTGGGATCCTCAAGCGTGGTACCATAAGGACGCTGCCGGCAACTTCGTCCCGGGCTTGATCGGCGAAGGGCGCAAGGAAGTCGTTACGATGTTCGCGGATTTGTATAAGGAAAAGGCGATCACGAGCGACCTCGCGGTGCTCAACTGGGCGGAGACGAACGCCGAGTTCTACTCCGGCAAGGCCGGCATCTTCATCGGCACGCCGCGCGGCATGTCGCAGGAATATATGGACGGCTTGCTCGCGATCCACCCGGACGCGACGTTCGTCGCGGTCGATCCGTTCCCGGCGCCGGACGGCACGCAAGGCTTCACCGCGGGCAAGGGCTTCGGCCATCTGACGGTGCTGTCCGCGAAGCTGGCCAGCGACCCGGATAAGATCGCGCGCATTCTCGAGATGATCGACTTCGGCCGCACGTTCTACCCGGCAAGCGAGCAGAACGGCGCCAACGAGCCGTTCGACTGGTACAAGGGCAAGGAAGGCGTCGCGTACGACGTCGTCGACGGCAAGATCGTGATGAAGGACAATTGGGCGTCCGACGGCTTGTCTCCGTCCACTTACTTCGTCGACAACGTCGAGTGGCCGGCGAAGGACTCGGACATCGTCTACGCGGACACGTACCAGACGCCGCAGCTCGTCGACCTGGTCGCGCAATACGAAGAGATGTATACTCGCATTAACCTGTATGCGAACCCGATCATCGGCCAAGAGTCGGAGACGCAAAATACGAAGGGTACGGAGCTCGACACGTACGTGATGAACGAACAAATCAAGATGGTCATGGGACAGCGTCCGCTCTCCGATTGGGATAAGCTCGTGCAAGAGTATCTCGATCAAGGCGGCGCGCAGATCATCGCCGAATACAACGCCGGCATCGAGAACAAAGACCCGAAGTCGTATTATCAAGCGCCGTAA
- a CDS encoding alpha/beta hydrolase family protein, producing MPYRLSSLMKDGVPPLLEGVTTPEEWARRREEIRSVWAAYVGELPERLAAPQWERLSEVDEGAHVRVHLRYRVGDGDEVPAYLLVPRGGSDRPRPAVLALHPTAPEGKADVATRSGRDNRRYGLELAERGFVVLAPDTITAGERVYPGAEPFRTAPYYERFPRRTAVGKMLSDHMHAVDLLASLPEADGSRIGAIGHSLGGYNAFFLAGFDERVRAIAVSCGFATFAGDPERNRWGLRDWFSHLPRLTDDLENDEVPFEFHEIAGLAAPTPWFNWNGTSDPIFPHWRPAVDAMEQLERLYRLLGAEEGRLTYRFGSGGHDFPRSIREAAYDFLADRLSEGR from the coding sequence ATGCCTTATCGTTTATCCAGTCTCATGAAGGACGGCGTGCCGCCGCTGCTTGAAGGCGTTACGACGCCGGAGGAATGGGCGCGCCGCCGCGAAGAGATCCGTTCCGTCTGGGCGGCGTACGTCGGCGAGCTGCCGGAGCGGCTCGCGGCGCCGCAGTGGGAGCGGCTGTCGGAGGTCGACGAAGGGGCGCATGTCCGCGTGCACCTTCGCTATCGCGTCGGCGACGGGGACGAGGTTCCCGCCTATCTGCTCGTTCCGCGCGGCGGTTCGGATCGACCCCGGCCCGCGGTTCTCGCGCTGCACCCGACCGCGCCCGAAGGGAAGGCCGACGTCGCGACGCGCTCGGGACGGGACAACCGGCGCTACGGCCTGGAGCTGGCGGAGCGGGGCTTCGTCGTGCTGGCGCCGGACACGATCACCGCGGGGGAGCGGGTGTACCCGGGCGCCGAGCCGTTCCGGACCGCGCCGTATTATGAGCGGTTCCCGCGTCGGACGGCCGTCGGCAAGATGCTCTCCGACCATATGCACGCCGTGGATTTGCTCGCTTCGCTCCCGGAAGCGGACGGCTCGCGCATCGGCGCGATCGGCCACTCCTTGGGCGGCTACAACGCCTTTTTCCTGGCGGGCTTCGACGAACGGGTCCGAGCGATCGCGGTCAGCTGCGGCTTCGCCACGTTCGCGGGCGATCCGGAGCGGAACCGATGGGGGCTGCGGGATTGGTTTTCGCATTTGCCGCGTCTAACCGACGATTTGGAGAACGACGAGGTTCCTTTCGAATTTCACGAGATCGCCGGCCTCGCCGCCCCGACGCCTTGGTTCAATTGGAACGGCACGTCGGACCCGATCTTCCCGCATTGGCGGCCGGCCGTAGACGCCATGGAACAGCTCGAGCGGCTGTACCGGCTGCTCGGCGCGGAGGAGGGACGGCTGACGTATCGGTTCGGCAGCGGGGGGCATGATTTTCCGAGGTCGATCCGAGAGGCGGCGTACGACTTCTTGGCTGACCGGCTGTCGGAAGGAAGGTGA
- a CDS encoding extracellular solute-binding protein, translating into MKRTNSFEDRYNRLLQELRNEILTGGLRPGEFILPENTLSEKYEISRVSVRKVLAALVDEGLIEKIAGKGNRVRIPGEDIRRETLTVAWFSTSYEIDIIRKLIAMYEESHPYVRVELLLLPETEYVDNIVNLIEYGFGPDVFILSELHIRHLIEKDRLDLLMPYVPERIDVERDSYRKVFDMFAVGGEVVATPFVFSPVVICYNERLLSDGAADRLESMDDWSDLLALAERSTVKREGSDIIDRYGFCFSASPNRWPVFLLQNDGRFIEEGGTASVLSETNNVEALQFCADLMYKYKVSPIYSHGSSYLAESLFKKERVAMILTTYYFMNEFRGHDLRWDVLPLPSRKKQGTLLLGGGLAINRQTNLPEMAKHFIDFLTDKPAQTMLKQQGCTIPMLREVAEDNRLLDPDIHPECYNVFLEALPHASSLRDLSLRQSEVELVQKELNLLWANMETPEDACRRIEALLNERRAEAAASSAAAKT; encoded by the coding sequence TTGAAACGAACCAATAGCTTTGAAGATCGGTATAACCGATTGCTGCAGGAGCTGCGGAACGAGATTCTTACAGGCGGCCTCCGTCCGGGCGAGTTCATCCTGCCCGAGAATACGCTTAGCGAGAAATACGAAATCAGCCGCGTCTCGGTGCGCAAGGTGCTGGCCGCGCTCGTCGACGAAGGCTTGATCGAGAAGATCGCGGGCAAGGGCAACCGGGTGCGCATTCCCGGGGAGGATATTCGGCGGGAGACGTTGACCGTCGCTTGGTTTTCCACCTCATACGAGATCGATATTATCCGCAAGCTGATCGCCATGTACGAGGAATCGCATCCGTACGTCCGGGTGGAGCTGCTGCTCCTTCCGGAGACGGAATACGTGGACAATATCGTCAATCTGATCGAATACGGCTTCGGACCCGACGTATTCATCCTTTCGGAGCTCCATATTCGGCATTTGATCGAGAAGGATCGTCTGGATCTCTTGATGCCTTACGTGCCCGAGCGGATCGACGTCGAGCGGGACAGCTACCGGAAGGTGTTCGACATGTTCGCCGTCGGCGGCGAGGTCGTCGCGACGCCGTTCGTCTTCTCCCCGGTCGTCATCTGTTACAACGAACGGCTGCTCTCGGACGGGGCCGCGGATCGTCTCGAGTCGATGGACGATTGGTCCGATCTGCTCGCGCTGGCCGAGCGAAGCACCGTGAAGCGGGAAGGCAGCGACATCATCGACCGGTACGGCTTCTGCTTTTCGGCGTCGCCGAACCGTTGGCCGGTGTTCCTGCTGCAGAACGACGGACGCTTCATCGAAGAAGGCGGGACCGCTTCCGTTCTGTCGGAGACGAACAACGTCGAAGCGCTGCAGTTTTGCGCCGACTTGATGTACAAGTACAAGGTGTCGCCGATCTACTCGCACGGAAGCTCGTATTTGGCGGAGAGCTTGTTCAAGAAGGAGCGCGTCGCGATGATTCTGACGACGTACTACTTCATGAACGAATTCCGCGGTCACGATCTTCGCTGGGACGTGCTGCCGTTGCCTTCGCGGAAGAAGCAGGGCACGCTGCTGCTCGGCGGGGGGCTCGCGATCAATCGGCAGACGAACCTGCCGGAGATGGCGAAGCACTTCATCGACTTCTTGACCGATAAGCCGGCGCAGACGATGCTGAAGCAGCAGGGCTGCACGATTCCGATGCTGCGCGAGGTCGCCGAGGACAACCGGCTGCTCGATCCGGACATTCATCCGGAATGCTACAACGTCTTCCTCGAAGCGCTGCCGCATGCGTCGTCGCTCCGCGACTTGTCGCTGCGTCAGTCGGAGGTGGAGCTCGTGCAGAAGGAATTGAATCTGCTGTGGGCGAACATGGAGACGCCGGAGGACGCCTGCCGGCGTATCGAAGCGCTGTTGAACGAGCGCCGCGCCGAAGCCGCCGCCTCTTCCGCCGCCGCGAAAACGTAG
- a CDS encoding aldose 1-epimerase: MTAAIEHISYFGEPAVKVTTEKLEGIVVPGWGSNLIGLTWRPTGTALLRSPASAEAYHARTTLHGIPVLFPPSRIEGGAFTFRGREYRFPVDPARGYHIHGVLMRTAWKLSAAETSDDGTAWVETTVVSEETPAVFEALPHRFTVRHGFRFAADSVELRFTLESRDEAAMPWGLGYHTTFVLPLGNPEGDLSKCTLRLRAEKTWELNDRLLPTGALLDNPLRGALAEGLPLDRVEFDDCFQASPDAPVEATLEDRGAGLSIRYEADKTFTQWVLYNGKGKPDRGFFCPEPLTWVPNAPNVDAPAALTGLQALEPGATAEAVTRLTIKAL, from the coding sequence ATGACCGCCGCGATCGAACATATATCGTACTTCGGCGAGCCCGCCGTTAAGGTAACGACGGAGAAGCTCGAGGGCATCGTCGTCCCCGGCTGGGGGAGCAACCTGATCGGCCTGACCTGGCGCCCGACCGGCACCGCGCTGCTGCGCTCGCCGGCTTCCGCCGAAGCGTACCATGCGCGCACGACGCTGCACGGCATCCCCGTGCTGTTCCCGCCGAGCCGCATCGAGGGCGGCGCGTTCACGTTCCGCGGGCGGGAGTATCGCTTCCCCGTCGATCCCGCGAGGGGCTATCACATTCACGGCGTGCTGATGCGCACGGCCTGGAAGCTGTCCGCGGCGGAGACGTCGGACGACGGCACGGCTTGGGTCGAGACGACCGTCGTCTCCGAGGAGACGCCCGCCGTCTTCGAGGCGCTGCCGCATCGGTTCACGGTTCGGCACGGCTTCCGCTTCGCCGCCGACAGCGTCGAGCTGCGCTTTACGCTCGAGAGCCGCGACGAGGCGGCGATGCCGTGGGGGCTCGGCTACCACACGACGTTCGTGCTGCCGCTCGGGAATCCGGAGGGCGATCTATCGAAGTGCACGCTTCGGCTGCGCGCCGAAAAGACGTGGGAGCTGAACGATCGGCTGCTGCCGACGGGCGCCCTGCTGGACAACCCGCTGCGCGGCGCGTTGGCCGAGGGGCTGCCGCTCGATCGCGTCGAGTTCGACGACTGCTTCCAGGCGTCCCCGGACGCGCCGGTCGAGGCGACGCTAGAGGACCGCGGCGCGGGACTGTCCATTCGCTACGAAGCCGACAAGACGTTCACGCAATGGGTGCTCTATAACGGCAAGGGCAAGCCGGATCGCGGCTTCTTCTGCCCCGAGCCGCTGACGTGGGTGCCGAACGCGCCGAACGTCGACGCGCCCGCGGCGCTGACCGGCCTTCAGGCGCTGGAGCCCGGCGCGACGGCCGAAGCGGTGACGCGGCTGACGATCAAGGCGCTGTAG
- the modA gene encoding molybdate ABC transporter substrate-binding protein: MRNSILAALAATALAAASVAGCAPSPDEAAPPELTVSAAASLALPLDELQAMYKDRAPETTVLINYGSTGGLQKQIEMGLPADLFLGAGRKPMEQLLEQGWIDPESNDTLLTNRLVVVVPADRTSALHALEELADDAWGKLAIGVPETVPAGGYAKEALEAVGIWDKAFAKAVFGKDVRQVLTSVETGNADAGFVYATDAMSSGKVRVAFEVPPERHSPIVYPIGVVATTEYPEEAEAFYNFLRSDEAMAVFAEYGFGAAARAP; this comes from the coding sequence ATGAGGAACAGCATACTCGCCGCGCTCGCGGCGACGGCGCTGGCCGCAGCGAGCGTCGCGGGCTGCGCGCCGAGCCCGGACGAAGCCGCGCCGCCCGAGCTCACCGTCTCGGCGGCGGCAAGCCTCGCGCTTCCGCTCGACGAGCTTCAGGCGATGTACAAAGACCGGGCGCCGGAGACGACGGTGCTGATCAATTACGGGTCTACCGGCGGATTGCAGAAGCAGATCGAGATGGGCCTGCCGGCGGACCTCTTCTTAGGCGCGGGACGGAAGCCGATGGAGCAGCTGCTCGAGCAAGGGTGGATCGATCCGGAGTCGAACGATACGCTGCTGACGAATCGGCTCGTCGTCGTCGTGCCCGCCGATCGGACGTCCGCGCTCCATGCGCTCGAAGAGCTCGCGGACGACGCCTGGGGGAAGCTCGCGATCGGCGTGCCGGAGACGGTGCCGGCGGGAGGCTACGCCAAGGAAGCGCTCGAGGCCGTCGGCATATGGGACAAGGCGTTCGCGAAAGCTGTGTTCGGCAAGGACGTGCGGCAGGTGCTTACCTCGGTGGAAACCGGCAACGCGGACGCGGGCTTCGTGTACGCGACGGACGCGATGTCCTCCGGCAAGGTGCGCGTCGCCTTCGAGGTGCCGCCGGAGCGGCATTCGCCGATCGTGTACCCGATCGGCGTCGTCGCGACGACCGAATACCCGGAGGAAGCGGAAGCGTTCTATAACTTCTTAAGAAGCGACGAAGCGATGGCCGTCTTCGCGGAATACGGCTTCGGCGCGGCCGCGCGGGCCCCATGA
- the modB gene encoding molybdate ABC transporter permease subunit, with protein sequence MSELTWFEPVRLSLATAAVASALAFVLGTLAAWRMQLARFRGRTLLEALFLLPLVLPPTVVGFVLLVVFGRRSWAGAAYEWLFGQPIVFSAAAAALASAVVAFPLVYQTAKAGFASVDRDLTDAARSIGAGEWQLLQYVAAPLAARALVAGFILGFARALGEFGATLMFAGAIPGRTLTLPTAIYLAVESGDDARAWAWCAAIAAIGFALLLVARTFARGEPAGK encoded by the coding sequence ATGAGCGAGCTGACGTGGTTCGAGCCCGTGCGGCTGTCGCTCGCGACGGCCGCCGTCGCGAGCGCGCTCGCCTTCGTCCTCGGCACGCTCGCGGCGTGGCGCATGCAGCTCGCTCGATTTCGCGGCCGAACGCTGCTCGAGGCGCTCTTCCTGCTGCCGCTCGTGCTTCCGCCGACCGTCGTCGGCTTCGTCCTGCTCGTCGTCTTCGGCCGGCGCAGCTGGGCGGGCGCCGCCTACGAGTGGCTCTTCGGCCAGCCGATCGTCTTCTCCGCCGCCGCCGCCGCGCTCGCCTCCGCCGTCGTCGCGTTCCCGCTCGTCTACCAGACGGCGAAAGCGGGCTTCGCCTCCGTGGACCGCGACCTGACCGATGCGGCGCGCTCGATCGGCGCGGGCGAGTGGCAGCTGCTCCAGTACGTCGCCGCGCCGCTCGCCGCGCGCGCCTTGGTCGCGGGCTTCATCCTCGGCTTCGCTCGGGCGCTCGGCGAATTCGGCGCGACGCTCATGTTCGCGGGCGCCATTCCGGGGCGGACGCTGACGCTGCCGACCGCGATTTACCTCGCCGTCGAGAGCGGGGACGACGCCCGGGCATGGGCGTGGTGCGCCGCGATCGCGGCGATCGGCTTCGCGCTGCTGCTCGTCGCGAGGACGTTTGCCCGAGGAGAACCTGCAGGAAAATAA
- a CDS encoding DUF4870 domain-containing protein: MDTRKLLAALAYFSIFFMGFILPAVLYFISDDRYVKDHAKAAFLSHCIPVVAVIVAFVGMIATGVGAFGIGGSAEAAGMGALIGMFLLFGAAALVSLAVAIWNVYKGIKVLL; encoded by the coding sequence ATGGATACGCGTAAACTATTAGCCGCATTGGCATATTTCAGCATTTTCTTTATGGGCTTTATTTTGCCGGCCGTGCTGTATTTCATCTCGGACGATCGATACGTGAAGGATCACGCGAAGGCGGCGTTCCTCTCCCACTGCATTCCGGTCGTCGCCGTCATCGTCGCGTTCGTCGGCATGATCGCCACCGGCGTCGGCGCCTTCGGGATCGGCGGGAGCGCGGAGGCGGCGGGCATGGGCGCCTTGATCGGCATGTTCCTGTTGTTCGGCGCGGCCGCGCTCGTGTCGCTCGCCGTGGCGATTTGGAACGTGTACAAGGGCATTAAGGTACTTTTATAA
- a CDS encoding adenylate/guanylate cyclase domain-containing protein produces the protein MNRKLKIWLTVANAAVLLLSLTFYVFGQLEVLNRTLFNYHMTENMTHAPNERIVVIGIDDESLEAIGRFPWDRRVYADLLHVLNQPGYEPNSISFDISFDEASDPEADAAFAEALAMYDNVVFPITGITEDVRREVTVKKGGYLEAYDVRTPYEPFAEHVKTAHINALVDEDGAIRRTALAIQGPDGTVYPSLGLNAVQMAGYDVNTYLENDYMAGDSMKGEVFIDFDAMSDEFITVPFLYVVAGEIDPVMFQDAIVLIGINAVGFEFDHSNTTVERDMRLVYAHANIINQLIEGTVTTKSEWYVTLALMAALLALTWWAAWRLKTTYSVVLFALALGGLFGAQSLIYKQISLYVDVVYPALVLLLAYILNIAVKSYLENKQKNFITKQFGRYISPDLVKEIATTNHEIKLGGINKELSILFLDIRGFTTLSEKLKPEEVVDFLNEMFDLITNKALENKGTIDKFIGDAAMLIYNAPLDVENHPYYAVKTAWDIQQGMIEVRERIQARHGVTVNCGIGVHTGEVVVGNIGSYLRVDYTCIGDNVNTAARIESQTTAGQILVSEATYELTKDRFEFNYVGDRMMKGKTVAVKLYEVLGPTA, from the coding sequence ATGAACCGGAAGCTGAAGATTTGGTTGACGGTCGCGAACGCGGCGGTGTTGTTGTTGTCTTTGACGTTTTATGTATTCGGACAATTGGAGGTGCTGAACCGCACGCTCTTCAATTACCACATGACGGAAAACATGACCCACGCGCCGAACGAGCGCATCGTGGTCATCGGCATCGACGACGAGTCGCTCGAAGCGATCGGACGATTCCCCTGGGACCGCCGCGTGTACGCGGATTTGCTCCATGTGCTGAACCAGCCCGGCTACGAGCCGAACTCGATCAGCTTCGATATCAGCTTCGACGAAGCGTCGGATCCGGAAGCGGACGCCGCCTTCGCCGAAGCGCTCGCCATGTACGACAACGTCGTCTTCCCGATTACGGGCATCACGGAAGACGTGCGACGAGAGGTGACGGTCAAGAAGGGCGGCTACCTGGAAGCGTACGACGTGCGCACGCCGTACGAGCCCTTCGCCGAACACGTCAAGACCGCGCATATTAACGCGCTGGTCGACGAGGACGGAGCGATCCGCCGCACGGCGCTCGCGATTCAAGGTCCGGACGGCACCGTCTATCCGTCGCTCGGCCTTAACGCCGTGCAGATGGCCGGGTACGACGTAAATACATATTTGGAAAACGACTACATGGCAGGCGACAGCATGAAGGGCGAGGTGTTCATCGACTTCGACGCCATGAGCGACGAGTTCATCACCGTCCCGTTCCTGTACGTCGTCGCCGGCGAAATCGATCCGGTCATGTTCCAGGACGCGATCGTGCTGATCGGCATCAACGCGGTCGGCTTCGAGTTCGACCACAGCAACACGACCGTCGAGCGGGACATGAGGCTCGTCTACGCCCACGCCAACATCATCAATCAGCTGATCGAAGGCACCGTCACGACGAAGTCCGAATGGTACGTGACGCTGGCGCTCATGGCGGCGCTGCTGGCGCTGACGTGGTGGGCCGCGTGGCGCCTCAAGACGACCTACAGCGTCGTCTTGTTCGCCCTCGCGCTAGGCGGCTTGTTCGGCGCGCAATCCCTGATTTACAAGCAAATCAGCCTGTACGTCGACGTCGTCTATCCGGCGCTCGTGCTCCTGCTGGCGTACATTCTGAACATCGCGGTCAAGTCGTATTTGGAAAATAAACAAAAAAACTTCATCACGAAGCAGTTCGGCCGCTACATCTCGCCGGATCTCGTCAAGGAGATCGCGACGACGAACCACGAAATCAAGCTCGGCGGCATCAACAAGGAGCTGTCGATCCTGTTCCTCGACATTCGCGGCTTTACGACGCTGTCGGAGAAGCTGAAGCCGGAGGAGGTCGTCGACTTCCTGAACGAGATGTTCGACCTGATCACGAACAAGGCGCTCGAAAACAAGGGCACGATCGACAAGTTCATCGGCGACGCCGCGATGCTCATCTACAATGCGCCGCTCGACGTCGAGAACCATCCGTATTATGCGGTGAAGACGGCTTGGGACATTCAACAGGGGATGATCGAGGTGCGCGAGCGCATCCAGGCGCGCCACGGCGTCACCGTCAATTGCGGCATCGGCGTGCATACGGGGGAGGTCGTCGTCGGCAACATCGGCTCTTACCTTCGCGTCGACTACACCTGTATCGGCGACAACGTCAACACGGCGGCGCGGATCGAATCGCAGACGACGGCAGGGCAAATTCTCGTCTCCGAAGCGACGTACGAACTGACGAAGGACCGGTTCGAGTTCAATTACGTCGGGGATCGAATGATGAAAGGGAAGACGGTCGCGGTCAAGCTGTACGAGGTTCTCGGACCTACGGCGTAA
- a CDS encoding glycosyltransferase family 2 protein, with translation MPTISVISPTYNRPHTVAELLEALSRQTFADFEVLIVNDAGKRIDDVVALYPSLRIQVIDLPVNSYHVWARNAALPHVKGQWIMPIDDDDLIVPDHMETMLQEARDADLVYGDVEIFDYATKAGTRLPTARFLFAYEHDPELLRHFNTYVASGSLYRRDLHDTLGPFDPEMRNYWDWDWILRVVEAGYRVKKVPRAGTLYAFASAGGDNQSSKQDAMRPYLDKLSEKHGLGYLPTKNFFLMLEEEAIRSRRTASSIVWDGKPFESRYRLK, from the coding sequence ATGCCGACCATCAGCGTCATTTCACCGACCTATAATCGACCGCATACCGTCGCGGAGCTGTTGGAAGCGTTATCGCGTCAGACGTTCGCGGACTTCGAGGTGCTGATCGTCAACGACGCGGGGAAGCGGATCGACGACGTCGTCGCGTTGTATCCGTCTCTTCGGATCCAGGTCATCGACTTGCCGGTGAACTCGTATCATGTTTGGGCGAGGAATGCGGCGCTGCCGCACGTGAAGGGGCAGTGGATCATGCCGATCGACGACGACGACTTGATCGTGCCGGATCATATGGAGACGATGCTTCAAGAGGCGCGGGACGCGGATCTCGTGTACGGGGACGTGGAAATTTTCGACTATGCGACGAAAGCGGGGACGCGTCTGCCGACGGCGCGATTCTTGTTCGCCTACGAGCATGACCCGGAGCTGCTTCGCCACTTCAATACATATGTAGCTTCCGGTTCGCTCTACCGGAGAGATCTGCACGATACGCTCGGTCCGTTCGATCCCGAGATGCGGAACTATTGGGATTGGGACTGGATCCTGCGCGTCGTGGAAGCGGGATATCGCGTGAAGAAGGTGCCGCGGGCCGGCACCCTCTACGCGTTCGCCTCCGCGGGCGGGGACAACCAGTCGAGCAAGCAGGACGCGATGCGTCCGTACCTTGATAAGCTGAGCGAGAAGCACGGGCTCGGGTACTTGCCGACGAAAAACTTCTTCCTCATGCTCGAGGAAGAAGCGATTCGTTCGCGGCGCACGGCTTCCAGCATCGTCTGGGACGGCAAGCCGTTCGAGTCGCGTTATCGGTTGAAGTAA
- a CDS encoding DUF1648 domain-containing protein, whose product MMMKRWGIPAAAALLAVAASLYFYAELPESMAIHFGPSDDPDRYASKFVGAFLLPAIIFLVAAVTNLSGKLERDESKRKRFADVNDTVNVVITMLLLAVHLLTLAFNLGYEISPSTFAPLAVGIVFIAVGNVLPRAPQGTLKAFRMKEENYARYARFHGRFMVAAGFLIVLSALLPGMFGMYFMFLVIAALVVSVIGGAAYFNR is encoded by the coding sequence ATGATGATGAAACGTTGGGGAATTCCCGCGGCGGCCGCGCTGCTCGCCGTCGCCGCAAGTCTGTACTTCTACGCCGAGCTGCCGGAGAGCATGGCGATCCACTTCGGCCCGTCGGACGACCCGGACCGATATGCCAGTAAATTCGTGGGCGCATTCCTGCTGCCCGCCATCATCTTCCTCGTGGCCGCCGTCACGAACCTGAGCGGCAAGCTCGAGCGCGACGAGAGCAAGCGCAAGCGGTTCGCCGACGTCAACGACACGGTGAACGTCGTCATCACCATGCTTCTGCTCGCCGTGCATCTGTTGACGCTCGCGTTCAACCTGGGCTACGAGATCAGCCCCTCGACGTTCGCGCCGTTAGCCGTCGGCATCGTGTTCATCGCCGTCGGCAACGTGCTGCCGCGGGCGCCGCAGGGCACGCTGAAGGCGTTCCGCATGAAGGAAGAAAACTACGCGAGATACGCCCGCTTCCACGGCCGGTTCATGGTCGCCGCCGGCTTCCTGATCGTCCTCTCCGCCTTGCTGCCGGGGATGTTCGGCATGTACTTCATGTTTCTGGTCATCGCGGCGCTCGTCGTATCGGTGATCGGCGGCGCCGCTTACTTCAACCGATAA
- a CDS encoding autorepressor SdpR family transcription factor, whose translation MNDAFKALADPTRRKILDLLKKGDLAAGEIAEHFDMTKPSISNHLNLLKQAELVRDERRGQHIVYSLNTTVFQDVMKWILDLQNAGEKDDRS comes from the coding sequence CTGAACGACGCGTTCAAAGCGCTGGCCGACCCGACCCGCCGCAAGATTCTCGATTTGTTGAAGAAAGGCGACCTCGCCGCGGGCGAGATCGCCGAACACTTCGATATGACCAAGCCGAGCATCTCCAACCACTTGAATCTGTTGAAGCAGGCGGAGCTCGTCCGGGACGAACGGAGAGGCCAGCATATCGTGTATTCGCTGAATACGACGGTATTCCAAGACGTAATGAAATGGATTCTAGACCTGCAGAACGCAGGAGAAAAGGATGATCGATCATGA